The Streptomyces achromogenes genome window below encodes:
- the nuoK gene encoding NADH-quinone oxidoreductase subunit NuoK produces the protein MNPVNYLYLAALLFTIGATGVLIRRNAIVVFMCIELMLNACNLAFVAFSRMHGNLDGQIIAFFTMVVAAAEVVVGLAIIVSLFRSRHSASVDDASLMKL, from the coding sequence GTGAACCCCGTCAACTACCTCTATCTCGCGGCCCTGTTGTTCACGATCGGTGCCACGGGCGTGCTGATCAGGCGCAACGCGATCGTCGTCTTCATGTGTATCGAGCTGATGCTCAACGCCTGCAACCTCGCCTTCGTCGCCTTCTCCCGGATGCACGGCAATCTCGACGGCCAGATCATCGCCTTCTTCACGATGGTCGTCGCCGCCGCGGAGGTCGTGGTCGGACTCGCGATCATCGTGTCGCTGTTCCGTTCCCGCCACTCGGCCTCGGTCGACGACGCCAGCCTGATGAAGCTGTAA
- a CDS encoding NADH-quinone oxidoreductase subunit J, whose translation MSAQLAAYATSTGEAFQFWVLGTVAVIGALCTVFMKRAVHSALCLAGTMIVLAVFYLANGAYFLGIVQIVVYTGAIMMLFLFVVMLVGVTAADSLKETIKGQRWLALLCGLGFGVLLIGGIGNASLTEFNGLTEANANGNVEGLAALIFTKYVFAFEITGALLITAAVGAMVLTHRERTERPRTQRELAEQRVREGTHVPPLPAPGVYARHNAVDVQGLLPDGTPSELTVSRTLRERGQIRDVSAEALSDLKALEQRAEERLDRAAIDPPRLGPNSRRTEEASK comes from the coding sequence ATGAGCGCGCAGCTCGCCGCCTACGCCACCTCGACCGGCGAGGCCTTCCAGTTCTGGGTGCTCGGCACGGTCGCGGTGATCGGCGCCCTGTGCACCGTCTTCATGAAGAGGGCCGTGCACAGTGCGCTCTGCCTCGCCGGCACCATGATCGTCCTGGCGGTGTTCTACCTCGCCAACGGCGCCTACTTCCTGGGCATCGTGCAGATCGTGGTCTACACCGGCGCGATCATGATGCTCTTCCTGTTCGTGGTGATGCTCGTCGGCGTCACCGCGGCGGACTCGCTGAAGGAGACCATCAAGGGGCAGCGCTGGCTGGCCCTGCTGTGCGGTCTCGGCTTCGGCGTCCTGCTGATCGGCGGCATCGGCAACGCCTCCCTGACGGAGTTCAACGGCCTCACCGAGGCGAACGCGAACGGCAATGTGGAGGGCCTCGCCGCCCTCATCTTCACGAAGTACGTCTTCGCCTTCGAGATCACCGGCGCCCTGCTCATCACGGCGGCCGTGGGCGCCATGGTGCTCACCCACCGCGAGCGCACCGAGCGGCCCCGGACCCAGCGGGAGCTGGCCGAGCAGCGCGTCCGTGAGGGCACGCACGTTCCGCCGCTGCCGGCCCCCGGCGTGTACGCGCGGCACAACGCGGTGGACGTCCAGGGCCTGCTGCCCGACGGCACCCCGTCCGAGCTCACGGTCAGCAGGACACTGCGCGAGCGGGGTCAGATCAGGGACGTGTCCGCCGAGGCGCTGAGCGACCTCAAGGCCCTCGAACAGCGCGCCGAGGAGCGTCTGGATCGGGCCGCGATCGACCCGCCCCGCCTGGGGCCGAACTCCCGGCGGACCGAGGAGGCGTCGAAGTGA
- the nuoI gene encoding NADH-quinone oxidoreductase subunit NuoI, which yields MAEEPKETKPGFQNPVAGFGVTFKAMFKKRLTEQYPEQEKTTAPRFHGRHQLNRHPDGLEKCVGCELCAWACPADAIYVEGADNTDEERYSPGERYGRVYQINYARCILCGLCIEACPTRALTMTNEFELADSSRANLIYTKEQLLAGLDEGMVDSPHAIYPGMDEQDYYRGLVTEAAPGTERQTAVSKGEGPQEAASTSGEGEPASEEVVGR from the coding sequence ATGGCTGAGGAGCCCAAGGAGACCAAGCCCGGTTTCCAGAACCCCGTGGCCGGCTTCGGCGTGACCTTCAAGGCCATGTTCAAGAAGCGGCTGACCGAGCAGTACCCGGAGCAGGAGAAGACCACAGCTCCCCGGTTCCACGGACGGCACCAGCTCAACCGTCATCCGGACGGCCTGGAGAAGTGCGTCGGCTGTGAGCTGTGCGCCTGGGCCTGCCCCGCCGACGCCATCTACGTGGAGGGCGCGGACAACACCGACGAGGAGCGCTACTCCCCGGGCGAGCGGTACGGACGCGTCTACCAGATCAACTACGCCCGCTGCATCCTGTGCGGCCTGTGCATCGAGGCGTGTCCCACGCGCGCGCTGACGATGACCAACGAGTTCGAGCTGGCCGACTCCAGCCGCGCCAACCTGATCTACACCAAGGAGCAGCTGCTCGCCGGTCTCGACGAGGGCATGGTCGACTCGCCGCACGCCATCTACCCCGGCATGGACGAGCAGGACTACTACCGGGGTCTGGTCACGGAGGCCGCGCCCGGCACGGAACGCCAGACGGCCGTCTCCAAGGGCGAGGGCCCGCAGGAGGCCGCGTCCACGTCGGGCGAGGGCGAGCCGGCGTCGGAGGAGGTGGTCGGCCGATGA
- the nuoF gene encoding NADH-quinone oxidoreductase subunit NuoF — protein sequence MMTLAPELKGSSPEKLLAPVLSAFWDEDRSWSLDVYRRHEGYEGLRKALAMSPDELIAFVKDSGLRGRGGAGFPTGMKWQFIPQGDGKPHYLVVNADESEPGTCKDIPLLFANPHSLIEGIVIACYAIRSSHAFIYLRGEVVPVLRRLHEAVREAYAAGYLGENILGSGLDLQLTVHAGAGAYICGEETALLDSLEGRRGQPRLRPPFPAVAGLYACPTVVNNVESIASVPAILQKGKEWFRSMGSEKSPGFTLYSLSGHVASPGQYEAPLGITLRQLLEMSGGMRPGHRLKFWTPGGSSTPMFTDEHLDVPLDYEGVGAAGSMLGTKALQCFDETTCVVRAVTRWTEFYAHESCGKCTPCREGTYWLVQLLRDIEAGKGSLSDLDKLNDIADNINGKSFCALGDGAASPIFSSLKYFREEYEQHITGRGCPFDPAKSTAWADKHTEVNA from the coding sequence GTGATGACCTTGGCACCCGAGCTGAAAGGCAGCAGCCCCGAGAAGCTGCTCGCACCCGTGCTGTCGGCCTTCTGGGACGAGGACAGGTCCTGGAGCCTGGACGTCTACCGAAGGCACGAGGGATACGAGGGCCTGCGCAAGGCGCTCGCCATGTCGCCGGACGAACTGATCGCGTTCGTCAAGGACTCCGGTCTGCGCGGGCGAGGCGGCGCGGGATTCCCGACGGGAATGAAATGGCAGTTCATTCCCCAGGGGGATGGAAAGCCGCACTATCTAGTTGTCAACGCCGACGAATCGGAGCCCGGGACCTGCAAGGACATCCCGCTCCTCTTCGCGAACCCGCACAGCCTCATCGAGGGCATCGTGATCGCGTGTTACGCCATCAGGTCGTCTCATGCCTTCATCTATCTGCGTGGTGAAGTCGTCCCTGTTCTGCGGCGGTTGCACGAGGCCGTGCGCGAGGCCTACGCGGCGGGATACCTCGGCGAGAACATCCTGGGCAGCGGACTCGACCTCCAGCTCACCGTGCACGCCGGCGCCGGCGCGTACATCTGCGGTGAGGAGACCGCGCTGCTCGACTCGCTCGAAGGCCGCCGTGGTCAACCGCGGCTTCGTCCCCCCTTTCCTGCGGTCGCGGGCCTCTATGCGTGCCCGACTGTGGTGAACAACGTCGAGTCGATCGCGTCAGTTCCCGCCATCCTGCAAAAAGGCAAGGAATGGTTCAGGTCGATGGGAAGCGAGAAGTCCCCGGGCTTCACGCTCTACTCCCTCAGCGGCCACGTCGCGAGCCCCGGCCAGTACGAGGCCCCGCTCGGCATCACCCTGCGCCAACTCCTCGAGATGAGCGGCGGCATGCGACCCGGGCACCGGCTCAAGTTCTGGACGCCGGGCGGCTCCTCGACGCCGATGTTCACCGACGAGCACCTCGACGTCCCTCTCGACTACGAAGGAGTGGGCGCCGCGGGTTCCATGCTCGGCACGAAAGCGCTGCAGTGCTTCGACGAGACGACCTGCGTGGTGCGCGCCGTGACCCGGTGGACCGAGTTCTACGCACACGAGTCCTGCGGCAAGTGCACGCCGTGCCGCGAAGGCACCTACTGGCTCGTGCAGTTGCTGCGTGACATCGAGGCAGGCAAGGGCTCCCTGTCCGATCTCGACAAGCTGAACGACATCGCCGACAACATCAACGGCAAGTCCTTCTGCGCCCTCGGCGACGGCGCCGCATCGCCGATCTTCTCCTCGCTCAAGTACTTCCGCGAGGAGTACGAGCAGCACATCACGGGCCGCGGCTGCCCCTTCGACCCGGCCAAGTCGACGGCGTGGGCGGACAAGCACACGGAGGTGAACGCATGA
- the nuoH gene encoding NADH-quinone oxidoreductase subunit NuoH, which yields MSPYFAAEDLSMFGRDPWWLVVVKAVFCFAFLMVTVLFSIVWERKVVAWMQLRIGPNRHGPWGMLQSLADGIKLMLKEDLVVKRADKVVYVLAPIVAAIPAFMAIAVIPFGPAGNEISIFGQRTTMQLTDLPIAMLYVLAVASVGIYGIVLAGWSSGSTYPLLGGLRSCAQMISYEIAMGAAFASVFLYSGSMSTSTIVEQQQDRWYILLLPVSFVLYIITMVGETNRAPFDMPESEGDLVGGFNTEYSSIKFAMFMLAEYVNMVTVSAVSTTLFLGGWRAPWPISGFWEGANHGWWPMLWFVVKVQLLLFFFIWLRGTLPRVRYDQLMKLGWKVLIPVSVTWLMLVATVRTLRNENYDFTDIALYVCGGVLVLLLLSFVVDMFRNARKEAQTPAEPADFDPMAGGFPVPPLPGQELPPVPRRRPSRERELVVSGGADTVSDGSLDGKEASDG from the coding sequence ATGAGCCCGTACTTCGCCGCTGAGGACCTCTCGATGTTCGGCCGCGACCCCTGGTGGCTGGTCGTCGTCAAGGCGGTCTTCTGCTTCGCCTTCCTGATGGTGACCGTGCTGTTCTCCATCGTCTGGGAGCGCAAGGTCGTCGCCTGGATGCAGTTGCGCATCGGCCCCAACCGGCACGGTCCCTGGGGCATGCTCCAGTCCCTCGCCGACGGCATCAAGCTGATGCTGAAGGAGGACCTCGTCGTCAAACGCGCGGACAAGGTGGTGTACGTCCTCGCGCCGATCGTCGCGGCCATCCCGGCCTTCATGGCGATCGCGGTGATCCCCTTCGGGCCCGCCGGCAACGAGATCTCGATCTTCGGCCAGCGCACCACGATGCAGCTGACCGACCTGCCGATCGCGATGCTCTACGTGCTGGCCGTCGCCTCGGTCGGGATCTACGGCATCGTGCTGGCCGGCTGGAGTTCCGGCTCCACCTACCCGCTGCTGGGCGGCCTGCGGTCCTGCGCGCAGATGATCTCCTACGAGATCGCCATGGGCGCGGCGTTCGCCTCGGTGTTCCTCTACTCGGGGTCGATGTCGACCTCGACGATCGTCGAGCAGCAGCAGGACCGCTGGTACATCCTCCTGCTGCCGGTCTCCTTCGTTCTCTACATCATCACGATGGTCGGCGAGACCAACCGCGCCCCCTTCGACATGCCGGAGTCCGAGGGCGACCTGGTCGGCGGCTTCAACACCGAGTACTCGTCGATCAAGTTCGCGATGTTCATGCTCGCCGAGTACGTGAACATGGTGACGGTCTCCGCCGTGTCGACCACGCTCTTCCTCGGCGGCTGGCGCGCCCCCTGGCCGATCAGCGGTTTCTGGGAGGGAGCGAACCACGGCTGGTGGCCGATGCTCTGGTTCGTCGTCAAGGTGCAGCTGCTGCTGTTCTTCTTCATCTGGCTGCGCGGCACGCTCCCCCGCGTCCGCTACGACCAGCTGATGAAGCTCGGCTGGAAGGTCCTGATCCCGGTATCGGTGACGTGGCTGATGCTCGTCGCGACCGTACGGACCCTGCGCAACGAGAACTACGACTTCACCGACATCGCCCTCTATGTGTGCGGCGGCGTCCTGGTCCTGCTGCTGCTCTCCTTCGTCGTGGACATGTTCCGCAACGCGCGCAAGGAGGCTCAGACGCCGGCCGAGCCGGCCGACTTCGACCCGATGGCGGGCGGGTTCCCCGTCCCGCCGCTGCCGGGGCAGGAGCTGCCGCCGGTGCCGAGGCGTCGTCCGAGCCGGGAGCGGGAGCTCGTTGTCAGTGGTGGAGCGGACACTGTGAGTGACGGATCGCTGGATGGAAAGGAGGCGTCCGATGGCTGA
- the nuoE gene encoding NADH-quinone oxidoreductase subunit NuoE encodes MTTSSSERGVSLGMPELPAPAYPDDVRARLEADARELIARYPDSRSALLPLLHLVQSEEGHVTRTGMRFCADVLDLTTAEVTAVATFYTMYRRRPGGDYQVGVCTNTLCAVMGGDAIFDELQEYLGVGNGETTDDKKITLEHIECNAACDFAPVVMVNWEFFDNQTVQSAKRLVDDLRSGGTVSPTRGAPLCSFKETARILAGFPDEREGAVEASGSAGPASLVGLRLAKGETAPARVVHPRDGGPHDEPRDRAVHEPSPTEHLSSHDAPQDTSASDPAHPAGPTAEEGE; translated from the coding sequence GTGACCACCTCTTCTTCCGAGCGGGGCGTCAGCCTGGGCATGCCCGAACTGCCCGCGCCCGCCTACCCGGACGACGTCCGAGCCCGGCTGGAGGCGGACGCGCGCGAGCTCATCGCCCGCTACCCCGACTCCCGGTCCGCGCTCCTGCCGTTGCTGCACCTCGTGCAGTCGGAGGAGGGGCACGTCACGCGCACCGGGATGCGCTTCTGCGCCGACGTGCTGGACCTCACCACCGCCGAGGTCACCGCGGTCGCCACCTTCTACACCATGTACCGGCGCCGCCCCGGCGGCGACTACCAGGTGGGCGTCTGCACCAACACGCTGTGCGCGGTGATGGGCGGCGACGCGATCTTCGACGAGCTCCAGGAGTACCTGGGTGTCGGCAATGGTGAGACCACCGACGACAAAAAGATCACTCTGGAGCACATCGAGTGCAACGCGGCCTGCGACTTCGCGCCGGTCGTGATGGTCAACTGGGAGTTCTTCGACAACCAGACCGTGCAGAGCGCGAAGCGCCTGGTGGACGACCTGCGCAGCGGTGGCACGGTGTCCCCGACGCGCGGGGCGCCGCTCTGTTCCTTCAAGGAGACCGCCCGCATCCTGGCGGGCTTCCCCGACGAGCGGGAAGGGGCCGTCGAGGCGAGCGGCAGTGCGGGACCGGCGTCACTGGTGGGTCTTCGCCTGGCAAAGGGAGAGACCGCACCCGCGCGCGTGGTCCACCCGCGCGACGGCGGGCCGCACGACGAGCCGCGGGACCGGGCCGTCCACGAGCCGTCGCCCACCGAGCACCTGAGTTCGCACGACGCGCCACAGGACACGTCGGCCTCCGACCCCGCTCACCCGGCAGGGCCTACCGCCGAGGAGGGGGAGTGA
- a CDS encoding NADH-quinone oxidoreductase subunit G, producing MTVTTSAPSGGGEAAVPPEDLVTLTIDGAEISVPKGTLVIRAAEQLGIEIPRFCDHPLLDPAGACRQCIVDVEGQRKPMASCTITCTDGMVVKTHLTSPVAEKAQHGVMELLLINHPLDCPVCDKGGECPLQNQAMSHGQAESRFEGRKRTYEKPVPISTQVLLDRERCVLCARCTRFSNQVAGDPMIELIERGALQQVGTGEGDPFESYFSGNTIQICPVGALTSAAYRFRSRPFDLVSSPSVCEHCSGGCATRTDHRRGKVMRRLAADDPDVNEEWICDKGRFAFRYPQQRDRLDTPLVRNAEGDLVPASWPEALQIAAQGLLASRGRTGVLTGGRLTVEDAYAYSKFARVALDTNDIDFRARVHSSEEADFLAARVAGRGRDLDGTGVTYSSLEKAPAVLLAGFESEEEAPGVFLRLRKAWRKHGQRVFSLATHATRGLEKAGGTLLPAAPGTETEWLDALASGVGLADAGATAAQALRTEGAVIVVGERLAAVAGGLTAAARAASATGARLVWIPRRAGERGAIEAGALPSLLPGGRPATDPRAREEVAAAWGLAELPHRYGRDTGQIVEAAASGELQALLVAGVEVADLPDPARAREALAEAGFVVSLELRPGEVTEHADVVLPVAAVAEKPGAFLNWEGRVRFFEAALKPDQMTRRVVPADARVLQMLADAMDVHLGLPDLRTARAELDRLGAWEGSGASEPTEPAAQLPRPAAGEAVLAGHRLLLDQGVLQQGDEALAGTRHAAHARVSPATAAEAGVEDGDLLAVTGPAGTVALPLRITEMPDRVVWLPLNSTGRGVASDSGATPGSLVRIGPATLAADAPKEVEA from the coding sequence ATGACGGTGACCACCAGCGCTCCCTCCGGAGGCGGCGAGGCGGCGGTCCCGCCGGAAGATCTCGTGACGTTGACGATCGACGGCGCCGAGATCAGCGTGCCCAAGGGCACCCTGGTCATCCGGGCCGCCGAGCAGCTCGGCATCGAGATCCCCCGCTTCTGCGACCACCCCCTCCTCGACCCCGCGGGCGCCTGCCGCCAGTGCATCGTCGACGTCGAGGGCCAGCGCAAGCCGATGGCGTCCTGCACGATCACGTGCACGGACGGCATGGTGGTGAAGACCCACCTCACCTCGCCGGTCGCCGAGAAGGCGCAGCACGGTGTGATGGAGCTGCTCCTCATCAACCACCCGCTGGACTGCCCGGTCTGCGACAAGGGCGGCGAGTGCCCCCTGCAGAACCAGGCCATGTCGCACGGCCAGGCCGAATCCCGCTTCGAGGGCAGGAAGCGCACCTACGAGAAGCCCGTCCCGATCTCCACCCAGGTGCTCCTCGACCGGGAGCGGTGCGTGCTGTGCGCCCGCTGCACCCGGTTCTCGAACCAGGTGGCGGGCGACCCGATGATCGAGCTGATCGAGCGGGGGGCGCTGCAGCAGGTGGGCACCGGCGAGGGCGACCCCTTCGAGTCGTACTTCTCCGGCAACACCATCCAGATCTGCCCGGTCGGCGCGCTGACCTCGGCGGCGTACCGATTCCGCTCCCGGCCGTTCGACCTGGTCTCCTCCCCGTCGGTCTGCGAGCACTGCTCCGGCGGCTGCGCCACCCGCACCGACCACCGGCGCGGCAAGGTCATGCGGCGGCTGGCCGCCGACGACCCCGACGTCAACGAGGAGTGGATCTGCGACAAGGGGCGCTTCGCGTTCCGGTACCCGCAGCAGCGGGACCGGCTCGACACGCCCCTGGTGCGCAACGCCGAGGGGGACCTCGTACCGGCTTCCTGGCCGGAGGCCCTGCAGATCGCGGCTCAGGGGCTGCTGGCCTCCCGCGGCCGGACCGGCGTACTGACCGGCGGCCGTCTCACCGTCGAGGACGCCTACGCCTACAGCAAGTTCGCGCGCGTGGCGCTCGACACCAACGACATCGACTTCCGCGCGCGGGTGCACAGCAGCGAGGAGGCCGACTTCCTGGCCGCCCGCGTGGCCGGCCGCGGCCGCGATCTCGACGGTACGGGCGTCACGTACTCCTCCCTGGAGAAGGCGCCCGCCGTCCTGCTGGCCGGGTTCGAGTCGGAGGAGGAGGCGCCCGGTGTCTTCCTGCGGCTGCGAAAGGCCTGGCGCAAGCACGGCCAGCGGGTGTTCTCGCTGGCCACGCACGCCACGCGAGGTCTGGAGAAGGCGGGCGGCACACTGCTGCCTGCCGCTCCGGGCACGGAGACCGAGTGGCTGGACGCGCTGGCGAGCGGCGTCGGCCTGGCGGACGCGGGTGCCACGGCCGCACAAGCGCTGCGGACCGAGGGCGCGGTGATCGTCGTCGGCGAACGGCTGGCGGCGGTGGCGGGCGGTCTGACCGCTGCGGCGCGGGCCGCCTCGGCGACCGGCGCCCGGCTGGTGTGGATTCCGCGCCGGGCGGGGGAGCGGGGCGCGATCGAGGCGGGCGCCCTGCCGTCGCTGCTGCCGGGCGGCCGCCCGGCCACCGACCCCCGCGCGCGTGAGGAGGTCGCCGCGGCCTGGGGCCTGGCCGAACTCCCGCACCGCTACGGCCGGGACACCGGGCAGATCGTCGAGGCCGCCGCCTCCGGCGAACTTCAGGCGCTGCTCGTCGCCGGCGTCGAGGTCGCGGACCTGCCCGACCCGGCACGCGCGCGTGAGGCGCTGGCCGAGGCCGGCTTCGTGGTGTCGCTGGAGCTGCGGCCCGGTGAGGTCACCGAGCACGCCGACGTCGTCCTCCCGGTGGCCGCGGTCGCCGAGAAGCCGGGCGCCTTCCTCAACTGGGAGGGCCGGGTCCGCTTCTTCGAGGCGGCACTGAAGCCCGACCAGATGACCCGCCGGGTGGTGCCCGCCGACGCGCGCGTGCTGCAGATGCTGGCCGACGCCATGGACGTCCATCTCGGCCTGCCGGATCTGCGCACCGCCCGTGCGGAGCTCGACCGGCTCGGGGCCTGGGAGGGCTCCGGAGCCTCCGAGCCCACCGAGCCGGCCGCGCAGTTGCCGCGCCCCGCCGCCGGGGAGGCCGTCCTCGCCGGGCACCGTCTGCTGCTCGACCAGGGCGTCCTCCAGCAGGGCGACGAGGCGCTCGCCGGGACCCGGCACGCGGCACACGCGCGTGTGTCGCCCGCCACGGCCGCCGAGGCCGGCGTCGAGGACGGCGACCTGCTCGCCGTCACCGGACCCGCCGGAACGGTCGCACTTCCGCTGCGGATCACCGAGATGCCCGACCGGGTGGTCTGGCTCCCGCTGAACTCCACCGGCCGGGGCGTCGCCTCCGACTCCGGGGCCACGCCCGGCTCCCTCGTACGCATCGGCCCGGCGACGCTCGCCGCCGACGCCCCCAAGGAGGTGGAGGCATGA